Proteins from a genomic interval of Vanessa atalanta chromosome 28, ilVanAtal1.2, whole genome shotgun sequence:
- the LOC125074657 gene encoding uncharacterized protein LOC125074657, translating to MFGICPQPYKSRWSQMVGSKKNSTTPTCDLDADQQDLAGRLATLALRVHSVSRTDCARFGAALANTFGELARTASNRQVLAAAVANEKKRKLSKSQKAKIAAKQRTALAVKKKAAAVAAAAAAKMATS from the exons ATGTTCGGAATATGTCCTCAGCCATACAAG TCGCGTTGGTCGCAGATGGTGGGCAGCAAGAAGAACAGCACCACCCCAACATGTGACCTCGATGCTGATCAGCAGGACCTTGCTGGCAG GCTAGCAACACTAGCGCTGCGTGTGCACTCCGTGTCCCGCACGGACTGCGCGCGCTTCGGCGCCGCACTCGCGAACACGTTCGGGGAACTCGCACGCACCGCCTCCAACAGACAAGTACTGGCCGCCG CCGTCGCGAATGAGAAAAAACGAAAATTATCGAAGAGTCAAAAGGCGAAAATTGCCGCGAAACAGCGAACAGCGCTCGCTGTCAAGAAGAAGGCAGCCGCCGTCGCCGCGGCAGCCGCTGCCAAGATGGCCACCTCCTAA